The nucleotide window AAGCATCACAGAAGAGGGTTCTGAATTCCCAAAATTTCTGTTTTTTCAAGGGATGTTGTCTAACAGCTTCTGTTGCTGTTTGTTAATGTTAAGCTTGGAGCTATTTGTTTGCTTCTGTGTGGAACATTTGTTCTGTAAGGCAGATTATACTGTATAACTGACTGGAAGGATTGTTGTATCCTCCTTACAGATGTTCATTGGTCAGCAAATTGTCATATGGTCTGTATTTcttgaatattaattaaactGGTTTCTTGACCTTCTTCCTCCCTCCTCCCATTGCAAGTTTATTATGTATAAACTATGCAACACCCCTCCTTGTTCAGGCAAGGCTTGAGAAACTCTTTTCTAGACCCATTTTTGACTGTATGATACTAATGGCATCTTTGTTTGCTGCAtcttgatattatttttctgtttaaaACTTTTAGTCTATTTACCTGTCGGAATTGTAAGGTAATTTTAGTTAAAGTTTTGaacttcaattttcttcttgtcGACCGTGGAGTGACAATGATACAGCATAATAAATATCTCGTAGATGAAAGAGTTTTTGTTCTTAACTGATGTCAGTACTCAGTACACACCAGCTAAAAGCTAATAGGATGAAGCCATCTTATGAATAGAAAAAAAGATGCAGGAAAGACATGAACGAATGAATCAAAATTGGTAACAAGTATCTGAGAAAGATGCAGgaaaggaaaacaaaagaagaagtcAAAGTTCATCTTGAGAATGTGATATGCAGCAAGATTGACAAAATGTATCCAATCCATATCATCTCCAATGTAAATGTCACAGCTGTTGATAAAAGCTTTCTTTTATTTCCAGATTAGCCGCGAAAGCAGCAAGTTCTTATAATGTTGGAAACATACAGGTAAAGAGAGCACAAGTCAACAAATTCACAATCCAATAACTTACAAGAAATAACAGCCCTGGAAAGTACTAAAGAATGTTAAACACAactaaccaaaccaaaccaaaccaaagaGAACGGGAAAACTAAAGTTGTTAGTTACTAcctctccaaaaaaaattcatggaggAAAAAGAATACAACTCTTATAACCACAGGTTTGCAAGGAAAAAGTTGTTTGGTGGAAATGAAGCAAACTTCATGGACCTATGGATTACAGCCTCTGGATCGTGTGCATGCTACTTATCAATGTCAGGATGGTGAAGTCAGTAACCTTAAAACTCTGATATGTAATGGCTTTACAGTTAAAATCTGCGTAAGAGATAGTTAACAGTCAAAAGGGTGGAGGGGTGGGTCCATTACCCACCGAGTTTGAACCATGCATCAGCTGGCCCTCGGGGATTCCTTggatattaaaaaaagaaagttacTTAACAGTCAAAGCAGTGGTCTCAAATAACTGGTACATTAGAATGGAGACTGGGGAGGGCTGGTTTCAATTAGGAAACTCCTGCTACAATAGGACCTCGATGTACTTGACGACGAAGCTAGACACCTTCCATCACCACTGTGAAATATTCCCTCACCTTTGTGCAGCCTAGACCTACTTGTTCTTCCCTTTCCTTCAATTTCATCGTAGTCTTCATCGTCCATGGATTCAACAAAGCCACTGTGCATTGGGTCTGCACACTCATACAAAAGCCTAAGGACCTGCTTGATTGAAGGACGAGCCCGTCCTTCTTTCTGAGTACACCATCTAACAATTGCTAAAAGGGTCTGAAGTTGATCAAAgtcataagaatctccaatgtTAGGATCGACAAGCTCAGTTATCTTAGATTCTGATGTCATGAACATTTCGGCCCACTCTATCAAATTTTTGTTATCTTGAATTGCCCGTCTCCCTGTGATTAATTCCAGTAATACTACTCCATAACTATATACATCACTTTTCTCTGTAAGCTCTTGGGTGATGACATACTCGGGATCCATATAACCTAAATAACAAAGCAAAGTTCCCTCTACATCATCAAGGTAATGAATGATGCTTGAATTTTACTCAAATAAGTAGACTTTTCCCCAACCTGGAGTTCCCTTGATCTCTGTGTTTACTGGTTCAAAGCAAATAGAACCATCCTTTGAAGCATGTGCAAGGCCAAAATCTGCAACCTATCATATTACAAGAGTTAAAAGAATAATCTGCTCTGCCAACAGATCTTACAAAGCAGTAGGGAATATTTTAGAGTTAATTTTTTACCAATTCGGTAGGCAAGAACAAAAGAAAGATTTGACGTTCGTCCTTGTAGTAAAAGGAAACTAGGTTCACTCTTGAATTAATGCAAGTTACCTTTGCAACTACGTTTTCATCCAATAATATATTGCTTGATTTGATGTCCCTATGGCACAGTGGAGGATCACAATAGAAATGAAGATATTCCTACATGGAGGTAACAAGAAATAAGTGCACTGAATGTTAAGCAGcttataaaattataacaattggacagagtaaaataaaaattgtaccAGAGCGTTTGCAACATCAATAGCTACTTGAATTCTAGTACGCCAGCTGAGGGGAGCTGTACCTGGATCTTCACATATATTTAGAGGAACAATCAAGCAAATCAACAACTACTTTAAGATGGAACAGTAGTCAAAGATGCACTATGTATTGGTCAACAACAAATAACAGACCAGTTACTGATGTTAAAGgctaattttttgttaaaattaaaatcagcAAATAAGACTCAAAGATTAAGAGCATACTGTGAAGCTGATCCTTTAAGCTTCCACTTGGCATATACTCATACATGAGAAACCTGCTCCGTGATAAATGTTCAGTATCGAAAAGAAGATATTAATACGTGAACTAGTTAATAGGTCACCTTACATTGAAAGCTGGACAAAGAGACGAGGtagaaaaaatgaacaaagaaattTGCAAGTATGATTCCCAAACCTCTCATGCCTTTCAGTGCAAAAGCCCCTTAGAGCAACAAGATGACGATGATGCAGTCGAGCAAGCAGTTCTATTTCTCTGCAAAACTCATCCTCAGCCTGCTCAGAAACCTTGTTCATTCTTTTCACTGCTACCACGGAACCATCCTTAAATTCAGCTTTGTATACTGTGCCAAATCCTCCCTGTCCAATAGTTGTGCTGAAATTGTTGGTTGCTTTCTTTGTCCCCTTATAGCTGTATTTCGTAAATATAGAAGCCGTACCTGTGTGCATTTTGCATAATAATAAGTAAACAGGATAAGAACCCTAGAGAATAAATGAACAGATCTTGCAATGTCGTCTTCGATTAGTACACAAATAGTCATAAATTACCTTCCTGGAATCTTTTTGGTGGATGTGTGAAGGATTTGGAAGATATCTTATCAGTTGCATCAGAATCTTCCAGCTCTTTGCTTTTCCTCCAAATCAGAACAATTAAGATAAACAGCATCAGGACAGCCATGACTGTAACTACTATGCCAATAACTGGTACTAATGTAAGATGGTAAGGATGGTGATTTTCCTTCACAGGTGTATTCAAGGAAAGTTGAGAGGGACTTGCAGCAACAGGAGGGTTTGGAGAGACCTCTGGTGAAAGTTGTGATGGAGATGGTCCTGAAAGTGGTTAGACGTACAATGGAAGTCAGAACTTTTCATATGGCTGAAAGTGCATTACATCACTAAAATGATCcatggaaatattttttatgtgcaGAAGTACAAAAACAAACACCAACTCCCTGCCTAAGAAATTAACATTAGTAAACATACCAGAGAAAGACACGGGACCAGAAAAAGGTGCAAAATGAGGGTCATAACAGCAGTTTGCTCCGAGTGTAAGGTGAGGCTAATATGACACAATGGAGGATGTTGCTGGAAAGAAGCTGAAAATATTCAAGTCTAGGAATAGAAGATTTAAGGATTTTATGACTAATTCCGGGTAAGTTAATGATTAAGGTATAAAAGACACTGGAATACAGTTGTGTAGAGAAGAAATTACTTCAGGGCTTATGACAgaacaaagaaaacaaatagAAGTAGGTTTCTTTTTCtgctttctcctttttctttcttttgttctttATCCTATATTTTGATAGTTATAGAATAGGCTCGGCATGGAATGGTTGTGCAATTTTATGTAGCCCACACTTAGACCTGAATGGAATACCTTATAAAGAATATGGAAAACTGAAAGCAACTCATCAGAATTTCAAGAAAAGGATTCAATGTTGGTAACAATATTCCAATGCATAAAGCATTCGGTACAATTCCTGTAACTGTTCTATCTAAGCTTCCGTGATGATGAATCCCACCACTACCCTGTTAAGACGTACCTGGAGGTATAATAAGGCCTATAACCCCAAAGAAACAGCGAGCAAGATCAATAGCTGATGCATTGTCAACTTGGCTTGCAAGAGCAGCAAAAGTTGCATCTCTACAAGTACTAAATGTCATATTATTAGCTGTACCAACTAGATTGCGGAGATACAAGATGCCAGCATTGAGGCATTTTCTGCATTCACTTTCCCCCGAGAGAGGGACTTGGCAGGTTTTAGTAACACTTGAAAATTGTGGAGATTGAATCATCTGAGTTACAGTTGTTCGACCTTGGCAATCATAGTTGACAGGAATTTTTGTTCCAAACCCACAGAACACTGTTGCGTTTCTGTTGACTCCATGGAATTGGAAAATTTCTGCTATTTTGTCTAGGCAAATCTGTGATGTGTCAGCATTAACCCCCAGGTTGCTTGTTGCATTTGCATATCGAGCAACAGAAATTGCAACCAAGGCATTAATGTAGCGGCAACActttcctctttcttctttgTTGGAGCAGATTGAGGCAGTCAGAGTATAGTTGGATCCAGTCATGTCTAAGGGGCACACTGCATGTGTAGAAGAAAATATAGATAGTCATTGTTCAGATCTCAATTCATTGAGAAATGTTTCTGCATTACTCCAGTTCTACTTCCTTTTACAGTACACTCCCTAAATGAACCCCACCACACCACACACACCgagaaaaatataaaagggAAGCAACCAACTTATAGATTACAACAGCAATGATATTAGCAGTAATATACAGATAAAAAGACTTTGAAGAACTACTTAGATGCAACATGTTAAAAGTACCTGTATTATATAAGCTCAGTTTTGTGGAAAATCAAAGCTATTTACGTGTGGGTGTTTGGGGAGGGGTATCAGCCTGAATATATCCAATTATAAGAATTAACAGCGAATTATACGCACATTGATCTTGTACACCTAGACTACAGATGAAAACTTGGACCATTAGACTTAAGACAGGACAAGTCGTAGTTTGATTGTACATTCCATCAATTGCActgataaatataaattatttacacTGTCATTGTATAGCTGAAACTCCAAAAGAAACATCAGTACATCGTGCAGTAACACCATCGTTAAATGAAGCTTCACCACTGACATTGGCAAGCTTTCATACACATTTCCAAAttccaacaaaacaaaaagcaCATTGTCACTGAAAATTGGCAGGTCTTTATAGTCATGCAGGCACATTAATCACATTTCCATAAATACCTTACTTCTTCCACTTCCCTCTTAAATACTCATGAACCCCAAACACATCAAAACCAAGTACAAGACAAACACCcataagattttcaagaaaataaaagcaGCTTCAGCCTTCAAGCTCACTATAACTTCTATCATCAAATACTCATAAATAAGCccaaattacaattttaaaaatgtcaTCTTTTTCTCCTTTACCTCAAACACAAGATAGAATATAACTCAAAACTGTTGAACAACAAAATGGGAAGCTCCCAAAACAAGATGTAATTGAAGGAAATCAACAACACAAAAGATGTAATACCTGAAGCAGCAGTTGTTGTTGATAAAAGGTACATTTCAAGAAAGATCAAGAAACCCAGAAAGATGGCTTGTCCGTACAATGTCATGGCAGAACCTCAATACCAATATAGAACAGATGCAGATATGATTGAAGAGTGGTAAATTGCCTTAgcttattttaggaaaaaattagAAACAATTGAAACTGAGCAGAGTCCTAGGAGGAGCAGCCACTGCCGCTTTTGACTGACTCAAGACCTTGTATAGACCCCCCCACAGTCCCCACTTTTTAAcattttccttctatttttttccATGTCTCGACAACATAAGCTCATACATAAAGGACGAGACGAGTTGCTCcgataataaatatttttttacttttgatctTTAATTTCgtaaatttaaattatcaaaGGAGCCAAAAAGGTTGAAGCTACTAGGCggggattaaataaaaaaaacttacacaTTACATTTTAAGTGTCAAATAATCATATTATTCTTTTGTGATAATACAACTTATACAATTCATCTTCGTCCTGTTTCACCACAATTATGCTACAATCTCTTACCCCCTAcatctttactttttataatatttgtctacaaatatttttaagataatatttattactatacATAATATAAAAAGATAAGTCATACTAGGAGTTGAACTAATGATTTAAAACagttttaaataatttctaCCACTTTATTATTACAATTTAGGATAATTTAACaagttaaatataattaaaagtaGAAATACACggtataattttctttaataaaagtGTTATATGTCCAGAACAATGTCATTTTCGAAAAATGAACAATTAGTGACTTGTTCCATCTAAAATGGTATATACAGTATttgtttttgtattattttgatttgtcaaaGTCAGTAAATCTGCACcgatattttttatatttatatttaataaatgcaGTACAATCCAAGCCATAAGTGTAAGGGTAATATCGTAATAAAAGTCCATTTGACAAAATCACTGTCAAAGAAGATCTTTCTAGTCCTCAAAATAAAATGCACCCTCACGTCCGTCCGCtaataaattgaataataataaataaaatcaaatttcttaggtataaaattaaaaaattcatataaaactaaaaaaaatatgtgtaaatgacttacaaaacaaaatctcCCCACACTTTATTACATCACacgaagaaattaaaaaaaaatggtacgTATgcattttcattaattttaattttagaggGGTAATTAGTTACAAATTGAGGTAAATtaggttaattttatttttctttctttgactAAAAAGAATTACAAtgaattttaaagattttcGAAATTTGCTGCTTTCATATTTCATCAACAATTTGTTAGGACATTACGTGTAcatgaaatatttattattataaatagctGTGAGTAAACATCAACAGATATTTCTTACAATGCATTTAACATATGCAAATTGATTATTACTTTCTTCATTTCAATTTCTATGCTACTTTTTTCTATAGCCATTGAAATTTCCAAGATTTACTCTATGTTTTTAGAAgtctctttttaaatttataatttatgtataattaaataatataacatAACTAACTGACAGATTTGTTGCTTAATGTACATTGAAAATAATGGTGTTTGAGGTATGTAAATTGAAGAAACACGTGtaaatattttccagaaaaaaaTGATTACCAAGGCAAATCCAtgagagaatatttttatttgtaatttattttataagagGATAAAAAGGTGGGGTTCATAAATAAGGCAGCAGATTCTTGCTTGAGAGAATAATAGAGTGTTGTCCACAACAAGACGAAAGTTGTTAGGCCACGGGTTCTTTATaccttttctcattttttgttttttcttcttttagtgtgatttaaatacttttaaataaaataaataaaaggaaaaattatgcaTAGAAAACGTTTAGCGTATATTAGTGGCTATAGCTACGGTTTaagaaaaaatgtaattttcgACTacattttcctttatttttgttattcgtctgatttgtataaattcagaatttgtacaATTCGATTCCTGATTGtataaatctaaaattttgtatatgtttattCTAGCTATGTGtgtatcataataaattaccctAGTTGTATATTGGTAAACGGAATATTTAAATGGGGTTCTGAAAAGttcttaaatgtataaatacataatttatatatacttaccttatttgtatattcgcaaACGAAATATATAAACGGGCATAAATATACAAACTACAGTCTCCATAGCAAATGAAATTATAGTCTATAGCTACAGAGCgcaattattaatattatagtTATAGAGCCTTTTATTGTGTTTGctatttctaaatttttctccaaaaaaataataattttacttatgGGGCAGCAAAGCTTGGTACAGCCGGACCAATTTAAAGCCCAATTCTATTGGCGGGGCAAGTCCGTAAATAAGGTCGGTCCAGCCCACTAAACAAACAAGGCCGTGGGCTTATATATGAAGAAGAAACAAGTTTTTGCACAGATTTGGGGTGACTTTAATTGCGAAAAACTATccaattacataaatatttataaaaattatatattgtcttactaattaataattttatgataaattttaagtcAAATACACCTAGATACACGTATTTTTGCTTACCAAATATACTCTATAATACATATTTATAGGAAGGGAAGCGAATGAGAGAGTTTgtgtatctcaaatacatacAAATCACATTAAATACATCTATCAAGAATGCCAGATATACCCTGAAATGTAGATACAAAGGGAAATATGAGAGAGGCGATTTAGAGAGTCAAATACACGTGACTCCACTTCAATATagtatatctaaaataaattacacctaattttgatcttttgtatctgaaatacatgtatctggacattgaaaatacatgtattcaaaagtttgaattttgttaAGATGTGTATTATTAAAAACTCGCGCGAAAGAAAGTAATTTTCTCATAAACTATATTGAAATTAGTGTTGTTTGTCCCCGAATTTTTGTCTCCTCATTTTATGTAGTACGACATTATTTGTTATGCCCTGTAAGACATAACTTGTAATATATTATGATACAgacatataaatttatattgaatgaaaaattattttattatttgaatgTCTTGATATTTTTAGCCACCTATGTTTTACTTAAAATGTGGAaggccaaaagttaaaagatcATCAGATCTGATCAAATATGTTTTGCACTTTCAGAATttaaatacaacaacaacatacccagtgaaatcccactaagtggggtctggggaacTTTTAGAATTTAAATAAGAGCAATAATACGTAAAATCTAATTTACATATTTGACATCAAtcttaaatgataaaaatatttgtatttttgtgaCAATATAAAAGAAGCTCTGAATTGTAGgacaaaaaagtaattaaagaaaacattttattATACTAGAACAAAAAAGGCTAATGTTATCCAATTTAAGAAGTTTTCCCAACCACAACACTTTGCTTAAAAGCTTGCGCATGTATATTTCTAAGAAAGGaagaaggaaaacaaaaaaaaaaggataaaattttCATACTTTTCTGTCAAGCCAAGTTTATTGTTATGAAATAATGATTTAAGTAGTTATCTAGTATGATTGGAACGTCCAATTCTCTAACAAATATATTTCTTCCATCAattttttacttgtcaaatttttaatttggCACATCACATCTATTAAGaagatattaatttttatagtaAGTTTTACCATTTTACATTTATTAATTGATAGGATCTCAAATATTCTTATTCACTGCATATTTTAAAGGAATTAACTTAAtgttaataaattgagggtataataggtaaaaaaaagaaagaaaagacaaactacataaatcccatccaacaatagttgtctataatattattttgaaatgttcaacaatacttgttcactttatgaaatcaatgacTAATTTTACACTTGGTTCCTAATTTACCATTGTCATTAATTATAGTCGTTTCCCTATTACATTTTTTAAGACATGGTGTTTGTTACTCCTGTAAagagtgatatagtaaaattactcttctatttatagtttcttaaaagTGTGTAAAGTCAATAgcggacaactattgttggacggagggTCGTTAACTTGAGGCATACTTGGTACTTCctccgtctcatattagttgatcatctttttaaaaataattgtctcatattactccctccgttcatttttattcatcacttaattttaaagtatattttcattttaacttGTCACTTTTCATTAGGGGTGCTCAAAATCGAACCGTGACCGATAAGTCAACCACAAATGTTTTACTCTCAACATTAATAGGAATagtatgataaaatatttatatcaataattattttttaatttgtgtgcCAAGTCAAACACTAACTAGTAAAAACGAATAGAGGGAGTAGTTGTCCActttactaaatcaagaaaacactaattaatttttttctatattatccattgcaattaattcattttaatattGTTCACATTTGTTTATAAAATTCATAAGAAGTTTTTTAAGGGTGAATtagtgaaatatttttttaataagtgtataaaaaaaaatgatcaactaatGTGAGATTGAGGAAATATTTAATAGATAAAAGTGTAAAATAGTAAAATCATtcattttatgtatattttttatgattcaTCATAATATGGAACAACGAGTAATTCAGAATCTTCCATTACTGCGCAATAAAATCAACTAGTGGTACTTGTCTGACAAATACTTACGTTTAAAGGCAATGAATGTTTTGCGTACACATTTACCTACGACAGAAATGTTCACATGctttatttaattattactcCATCCTTCTCATTTCATatgacatttttaaaattttaaaattcaaacaagtttatatttgatcataattttattgtacaatttttaaacattttaaattattaattattgtgacttataatatattttacttagtttacaaatatataaattcatttaaaaaaaattgaaggttCCATGCGCAAATTttcgatcaaacttaaattgtttgactctaaaaaaacgaaaagtatcatataaattgagatagatgAAAGacttttatagaaaaattagtTGGATTTCATTTTTAATGAGAGGTTTTAGATTTAGTGTCTCAACTCTTGAGTATGGAGTGTCTTTGTTACTGAGCACTTTACTGATAATGTAAATTTTTTGGGGTGAATTCGAATTTAGTCTAGCTTTCGTCTCgaatgaaaaaaatttgaaaaaagaaaaaggataaaaaaaaaaagaaaaggaaaaaccGCTGAGATGTGAAGTTGTTGGCGCGGCATTATCTAATCACTGAGGCATAGGTCCCCCACACACTGCAGttacttcttcatttcttctctttcttttcctttactCACGCagttttttccttcaaaatggCCAACTGATTCTTCAAATCGACGCCATTGATAAAGGTACTTGTGCATGCCGATTCTTATGATATCGTatatttatgtgtttgtattaGTGTGTCACAGAGACTGGAGAGAGTAATTGCTATGCATGAGATTTGTGAGATTAATTGCGCGATTGGTTCTTATTGTATGTGATCTGAGCCCCAATTTGTACGAATGTTCCATTGCAGAGCTTGAATTTCGCTATGAATTTTAAGTTTACGGTTACTCTGTTTGTTGCGGTTACTCTTCTGTTTGCTTGTTGTGAAGCTCTTAAGGTAAGTGATTACTACTTCATCTTCGTGCTCACTGTTTTTGTTGAAGCAAGCGCCGATGCCTTTTGTCGATTGtatttatgttttgttcttCTGGTGATAGGAAGGACAAAGTTGTGTAGCCAATGGAAGTTGTGATTCAGGGTTACATTGTGAGACTTGCCTCGCAAATGGCAATGTCCGTCCGCGTTGTACTCGACTTCAACCGGTCAATCCTCTTTCGAAGGTGCATTTTCCTACAGTTTGTGATTTTTTTCAGATTACTTGTATTGTAGGTAGATCTATACGCCCCTGGATTTTCTATATATGTCATATTTGCTAGCGGCCTgatgtgttgttgaagttaaaCTGTTAAATGTTTGAATAATCGTAGGTGAAAGGATTGCCGTTTAATCGGTATTCCTGGCTGACGACTCACAATTCTTTTGCCAAATTGAAAGCGAAGTCCGGGACAGGAGGTGTAATATTAGCTCCAATGAATCAGCAGGACACCATCACTGAACAGCTAAATGTAAGTTTACACCTCCGTGATCTCTTTCTTCAACACTTCAAAAATATAGAGATCACAAGCGTTTAGCTCTTTTTCCTATGATGCCAAAACCAAGTACTAAAAAACAAAGGAGGATGTCAAACAGCATTCAAACAAAAGGATGTTAGTTAATCTATTGGGCGAAACAGTCCTTTGAATCAATTATGAGAAACTGTGAACTGGATTGAGAATTATATATTACTCCTATTCTATATGAAAGTTCATGGTATTACTATTACTGTTATTGTTATTacctttattattttatattactttAATGTCTACGCCTGGCACATGGAGAAGGTTTAAAGTTGAGTTAGTCAGCCTTGTAGTTGTTAGCTGTTGCTGACTCTTGTTGATTTTTGTGTTTCTATGCACTTTAGTACGTGGACTTTATTATAATATGCAACGTTAGGTATGGGCTAGAAGTGTGTCGGATTTGAAGGAATGTCAGCAGATAGATTCCTTTTCTGTGTATAGTTTATTAGTTTATGGTTTGTTATATCAGACTTTATGAATTATTATTAGCAGCTATTGCTAatattttaagtagtttttGGCCCTCCAGACTACTGTTTTGTTTTGCAAAGGATTAATCTGTCACCTGTTTCTGCAATCTGGTAAaaattgcgttggaaagcttCATTTTCTGATAATGGGGGTGAGGGTTCTCTTTAAGTTAAAGTAGTTGGAATTGCTCCAGAAGAAATCTGATGGCTTAATGCAGCAGACAAGTGTCATTATTTCAATTAAAGTGCCAGGGTTTAAGGGTTGATCTTTTAGCTTCTGAGTTCTGGCTGGACTTGTATTTACTCCAGCAGAGCTATCAACTAGGTTTTCTTggcttataaatatttttcagaacACCCTTAGTCCCTAAATTAATACTATTCAAAACCATTTATCTAGGGATGAATATGAATAGGATACtgaataatttttactttactTATACACACTGTGGGTACTAAACTATCAATCCTCATCTTACCCCATACCTGCATAGTAGTACTATAACTTTCATCCTTACCTTTCATATTATGATTTTACCTACCAATTATCTGTAATATGTATAGGATGAAAGATATATGTTCATGTCAATAAGCCACTAGGATTTTACATACTTTAGAACC belongs to Solanum stenotomum isolate F172 chromosome 1, ASM1918654v1, whole genome shotgun sequence and includes:
- the LOC125853218 gene encoding probable receptor-like protein kinase At1g49730 isoform X1, whose protein sequence is MTLYGQAIFLGFLIFLEMYLLSTTTAASVCPLDMTGSNYTLTASICSNKEERGKCCRYINALVAISVARYANATSNLGVNADTSQICLDKIAEIFQFHGVNRNATVFCGFGTKIPVNYDCQGRTTVTQMIQSPQFSSVTKTCQVPLSGESECRKCLNAGILYLRNLVGTANNMTFSTCRDATFAALASQVDNASAIDLARCFFGVIGLIIPPGPSPSQLSPEVSPNPPVAASPSQLSLNTPVKENHHPYHLTLVPVIGIVVTVMAVLMLFILIVLIWRKSKELEDSDATDKISSKSFTHPPKRFQEGTASIFTKYSYKGTKKATNNFSTTIGQGGFGTVYKAEFKDGSVVAVKRMNKVSEQAEDEFCREIELLARLHHRHLVALRGFCTERHERFLMYEYMPSGSLKDQLHNPGTAPLSWRTRIQVAIDVANALEYLHFYCDPPLCHRDIKSSNILLDENVVAKVADFGLAHASKDGSICFEPVNTEIKGTPGYMDPEYVITQELTEKSDVYSYGVVLLELITGRRAIQDNKNLIEWAEMFMTSESKITELVDPNIGDSYDFDQLQTLLAIVRWCTQKEGRARPSIKQVLRLLYECADPMHSGFVESMDDEDYDEIEGKGRTSRSRLHKGEGIFHSGDGRCLASSSSTSRSYCSRSFLIETSPPQSPF
- the LOC125853218 gene encoding probable receptor-like protein kinase At1g49730 isoform X2; protein product: MTLYGQAIFLGFLIFLEMYLLSTTTAASVCPLDMTGSNYTLTASICSNKEERGKCCRYINALVAISVARYANATSNLGVNADTSQICLDKIAEIFQFHGVNRNATVFCGFGTKIPVNYDCQGRTTVTQMIQSPQFSSVTKTCQVPLSGESECRKCLNAGILYLRNLVGTANNMTFSTCRDATFAALASQVDNASAIDLARCFFGVIGLIIPPGPSPSQLSPEVSPNPPVAASPSQLSLNTPVKENHHPYHLTLVPVIGIVVTVMAVLMLFILIVLIWRKSKELEDSDATDKISSKSFTHPPKRFQEGTASIFTKYSYKGTKKATNNFSTTIGQGGFGTVYKAEFKDGSVVAVKRMNKVSEQAEDEFCREIELLARLHHRHLVALRGFCTERHERFLMYEYMPSGSLKDQLHSTAPLSWRTRIQVAIDVANALEYLHFYCDPPLCHRDIKSSNILLDENVVAKVADFGLAHASKDGSICFEPVNTEIKGTPGYMDPEYVITQELTEKSDVYSYGVVLLELITGRRAIQDNKNLIEWAEMFMTSESKITELVDPNIGDSYDFDQLQTLLAIVRWCTQKEGRARPSIKQVLRLLYECADPMHSGFVESMDDEDYDEIEGKGRTSRSRLHKGEGIFHSGDGRCLASSSSTSRSYCSRSFLIETSPPQSPF